DNA from Larimichthys crocea isolate SSNF chromosome XIII, L_crocea_2.0, whole genome shotgun sequence:
ATCTTATGCAGCCTTAAATCAggacatataaaacatataaacagtATATGTGCCTTATGTTAaggtgatataaaaaaaaaaaaactttttgctTGTTTCTCTAGTTAGATAAAAGGTTGATCTAAACctaaaaatgtgctttaaaatgaGTTCTACAGTACTGTGCAGCACGCCAGTCTGCTCCAGGTCCCAGCTGTACGAGCAGGttctcctctctggtctccTGTCTGGACTTTACTGAAGCTCCTTCTGAATGCTGCACCGGAGACAAAACAAGGCATGAGCTCCATCTGCTGTCAGTATAGCAACAAcagtagggctgcaactaatgactGCTGGCATTCTTGATCTGTTAGTAATGTAATCCTTCCAATGCACCAACAAACACTTCTGTACAGTGAGGATGAGACAACATACCTCGCGAGATACTCGTGGACGTTGTCGTGGCCGTTGTAGCGGGCCAATCCGACCAGGATGCCGGTTGCACAGCGGCCCTCCTTCTTACGACACAGACTGCAGTTACACATCTCACGGCAGATGGGACACGACCAAGTCTGCAGAAAAGGTCTAAACTTAGTGTGGGCGACCTGCTGTTACTTTACTACGCTAGTGAAAAAACAATTCAAGTGGGTGCCAAAAAATAACCATATCCACATTGAGTAATCAGTATAAGGTACtaaagtaaagttttgtaaggtgtgtgttgatttattgtgaaatttAAAATCAGTGTATTCAAGATGACAAAACATGACAGTTATTAAAGTTTACACTAAAACTCGCCACTTCATTAGCCCAGTCATTAATGATAGTTTTCTTAGTTCCTGACAtattatttgcttttaaagtCACTTCAGTAGGACTTTGGGATAGCTCTCTACATAAAGTGACAGGtaaaatccaaaaaacaaatgaataaataaataaaaatggtttaTTAAAATGCCTGTCACTTGTCCCGCAATGCTTTGTGGTTTCCTGTCACTCACCGGGTCGAGCAGCACAGCACGTACATCCTCTCCATAGCGGTTCTTCAGACATGGTCCACAGAACTGACCTTTGGCTCCCACACAGAAACCACTGCGACACACCGTCTTGGTGTCCAGAGTCTTCTGTCTGCACTGGTGACACGAGCTgccctgaaaaaacaaaacaaaacaaaaaaaacacacacagtaaagaaGCGCACTGACTCAGGAAACCTGACAGCACAGTACAACGTTGGCAAAATGGGTAAAGGCCTGATGTGACTCACATTCTCCTTGTCCCAGATCTTGTCTTTGCTGCGGTACGCTATGTTGTCCAGGTCTTCTTTGGTAATCTCATCCACCGACCTCACCTCATACTGGCTCCTTCGTGAACTGTggctcttcctcttttttcgTCCCTCAGTGACATGTTCCTCGTCCACCTGTCCAATCgaaaacaacatatttaaagtgAAACTGAGAGACCACACGCAGACCAGTGTGATGTAGCCAGTAAGGTTCTAATCAATAAAGATGTCATACATAAAAATAGAATTGTATAATTTGTATAATTCTAAAGATTAGCGTTGACCACTAATTGGTGTCTATAATTGTATATTTAAGTACATAAATGACTTTACTGATGATGTGGGGTGGACGCAGTGATCAGTGTGTATTGCACATTGTACCTCCACCAGCCTCCTGATGTCTACAGTCCTAGGGCTTCTGTGGGTGAGTGGCTCGCTCTTTTCCTCCACTGCAAAGTTCTCTGGCGGACGAGCCTTACGAGACGGGTTCCTCCTTTCTGACCCAATCTCTGGTTCAAACTTGCGTTTCCGTGGCATTACCTTTTCTGATGCCCGCTTCTTTTTCTgcagaagacagacaaaatcagtcactgtaaaaaataaatgaataataataagctgGGGAATGCACTCACTAGAGGGGTTGTGGGCAGAGTCAGGTCAGCCATGGTGCTCAGATCAGCAAACAGCTTAGCCAGCTGAAAGACAACAGAGAAGACTGCGTCAAAGGACATCTGACAAAGGATGGACTGATATAACTGTAGTATACACATCATAGAGTGGGTTCACTACCATAGCCTTGTTTTCCTTGATGttcttgtctcttttctttagACTCTGAGACAGgacctcctctttgtcttcctcctcctcctccacctcctcgtcctccttctcATCCTGTTGCTGCTTCATCTTTTGTCTTCTACTTGCTCTCTGTGGCGGAGGAGTTTCTTTGGCTGGTTTCTTGACGTTACTCTCTTGCGGTTCCTGTTTCGGGGTAGACAGTCTTTTGACTGGAAACCTGAGGAGTAACATTAAAATAAGATTGTCGTTCAATCactggaaaaaaatcaatgaaattgTCATACAACATGTGTTTCCTTAGATCCCTTAATGattcaaaatgtaatttcttaATACTAGTATTGTctcaaagtttaaaataaatggtaTCATGATAACCtttacacagagacacacacctcAGGGCTACTAAAAGACTCTTCCTCTTTGCTGGGGCGGCCTCCTCGCCATCAGAGTAGAAGCCTGTGTCCATGTCGCTGTCCTCTTCTGATTCCACCatctgattaaaaaacaaatagaaaaagcCTTTAGTCTGATGCTGTGCTAATGTTTTCATCGAATAATACAGCCAACAATAGTTTCGTACCTTGGTCTTTAGCCGTTTGTTAAAACATCccctgtcttcttcctcttcttcctcgctGAAACCTTCAAACTCCTCCTCACTGTCTGACTGGCTGAACAGGTGAGCCAGCTCCGCAGTGATAAACTTGGACTTGAAACATGGAGCCTGTTAGCAGACATAGAGCATCACATGGTTTGGTGGAATAGATGACATGTCCCACGTGTAGCCTTGGCGTCATCATCGCAACTCAGAACTACTTCAAATCAGCACAACGTGACATTACTGAGTGTGACAACGGTGCACTTCCTGTACACAAGAGTGTGAATGCATTGTTTTCTGAGGCAAGAGTAAATTACAACAGAGAATGTGCTGCAGGTATCAGCAACAAATCAAGAGCTGAACTCACTCAACAATGGTGCCAAGTTAAGGTACCAAATAGAGCTTCTGAGTTTCTATGGGTGGTGATACACGGTCGTACCAATGGCGTGACACTATACCACTGATCAACAACAGGTGGCGTTAACATGCCAAGATTTGCTGCAATGCACAAAAGAAGACTGCAAACTAGAAAACATGGTTGTTCACAAAGTAGGATATTGAATactttgttttgtaaatgttttatgagacaTTTGCTAGATCACAAGTGAGACCCTCCCGTTTCTTTACAGGATGCagtctggttctgtctgttttcttaaTAGTGTTGACCAGTCAGGTTTGTGCAGGCATTGTGCAGGTAAACAGTCCACATGGAGAGCAGAAGAGGCTGAACACACCGGCTGAAAAACAGTCTCAGAACACGTCAGCGATCACCTGACGATTAATTAGCTTTTAACGTGCACTTGCAAATATTTGTTAGCCGAAATGTGTCTCTCCCATTATTCTCACGCATGAAattgctaatcagactgcagatgGATGAAGTCTAGGCCCGGATCTCTGTTATTAATTTTTCCCGGATATCCATTAGCGACACAGCAGGCTCAGAAATATTGGCCATTTCCCAAACTGCAGGAAACCTACACAGGGTACACTTAAGTCACAGGATTATACCcgagaaagaaagacagcagcCTGGCTGTCATCAAAGTCAACTTGTCTTCTTGAGTTTACATCAGCTCATACCAAGCCAAGCTCAAGGTCAATGCTACTTATCACCACAGGCCTGTGCAACGTCTCAGACACAGTAAGGATACACTTAACCCTTGacctacttttacttttttttttactttttcttcagACTTATTTAAAACCCAAAATgtggcctgggaacaccttgggATTTCTCAGGAGGATTGGTTTGGAGAGCGACATCTTAAACTACTAAACGGGAAACCCCCTGCCATCAAGACCCAGCCCTAGAAAagcaggaaatggatggatggatatttcaGTAAGTagttatatgtttatgtttatagtTTTAAGTTGCACTATGGCCTATATATGAATTAATATTTGTGATTTGCTTTATAAAAAAAGTACTGTCCACACCTTGACAGGTGTAGAACATAACTTTAATGCAGAAAATAACTTCAGTATGGGGGTTTATAAACATGTCATAAGATCTGTCTCATCTTTAGAAAATTAAAAGTAGGTAAAGCAATGATGTATCAAGTCgatggacaaaaaaacaaaacaatgttgttgttgcttcttTGAGCTGTTGGAGAGGTcccaaacagaaacacactttttttcttcttttatgacAACCTATGACAGCAGTGTACAAGCATTTATCTTGGTACAGGACTGAATTACCAGGCCCTGAATCTAAGATGTGTCATTTTTAGGAGTGTAAATTGTGTCTGATCCATGTAGTTGATGGCCCTGGTCTTCCCCTTCTGCCTAAAGGTTGCTGACCTCTCTGACCTCCCATAGGAGGGTGACACACCAACCAAACCCcttgacaaaaacactgaaccTCAGTCAGTCACTTTGAACACATGTACCAACCTGAACTGCGATGTGAGCAGATCACGTGTAAGCTAGCTGGTTACCCAGATCAAAACAAAGACGGCAGACTGACTTTGCTACGTGTTCAATTCAAAACAATATGAGATGGTGTCCGAGCTACAGCCCAAATCACCTTACtcgaagaagaaagaaagatataAATCCAGTTTAACAATGGAGGCCAACAACGTTACATCCTAACAATGGTGGTCGTTTTTGACTCATTGTGACTTTTCTCcgccacaaaaaaaacaccgtggaaaaaaaaaaagaaaaggaaacacttGCATGCATTGCTTTGCCGCTTACCTTCGACTTGAGCGTCATTTTATCTCCGTTTAGCGGTAAAAGTCCAacacaaagttttgttttctaactTAAAGAAGCTCGGTGAGTAACGCTGGAGgtggatttaaaaaattaaCCGCTAGAAAATCCGATGATTGCAAAAGTAGGGATTTCGTCGTTGGtcgttttgttgttgttgttgttgataagTCCGATAATTGTATTTATTGGATTGTGCCAACGATCGTACAGCATAAAAAATGCCTTGTCTCACTTTCAGTGTTTGAGAAAGGCGTTTGTCTCTATGTTTAGGAGTAGTCTCTCTCCTGG
Protein-coding regions in this window:
- the cdca7b gene encoding cell division cycle-associated 7-like protein, which codes for MTLKSKAPCFKSKFITAELAHLFSQSDSEEEFEGFSEEEEEEDRGCFNKRLKTKMVESEEDSDMDTGFYSDGEEAAPAKRKSLLVALRFPVKRLSTPKQEPQESNVKKPAKETPPPQRASRRQKMKQQQDEKEDEEVEEEEEDKEEVLSQSLKKRDKNIKENKAMLAKLFADLSTMADLTLPTTPLKKKRASEKVMPRKRKFEPEIGSERRNPSRKARPPENFAVEEKSEPLTHRSPRTVDIRRLVEVDEEHVTEGRKKRKSHSSRRSQYEVRSVDEITKEDLDNIAYRSKDKIWDKENGSSCHQCRQKTLDTKTVCRSGFCVGAKGQFCGPCLKNRYGEDVRAVLLDPTWSCPICREMCNCSLCRKKEGRCATGILVGLARYNGHDNVHEYLASIQKELQ